A stretch of DNA from Tigriopus californicus strain San Diego chromosome 11, Tcal_SD_v2.1, whole genome shotgun sequence:
TTTCCAATGGAGAAGGTGTCGGTTGATTTATTTGAGATCGACGGAACTCACTATATCTTGATGGTGGATCGATTCAGTGGGTTTCCATTTGTGGACCGATTGCGCAATCTGTCGTCGGCCACAGTGTGTAACGTTCTGTGCCGGTGGTTTTGCGAAGTTGGCTTCCCACTTTATTTAAAGAGCGACGGTGGCCCGCAATTTCGTGGAGAGTTTGAGGATTTCTGCATCAAGAATAACATTCGTTATGAACGTTCCTCTCCCTATAACTCGCAGAGTAACGGTTTGGCGGAGGCAGCCGTGAAGTCAATGAAGATATTATTGAAGAAAGTGGGGCAAAACGAAAAGGAGTTCCGATCCGCCTTACTGGCTTGGCGGTCAACTCCTCGGCCTGATGGATTTAGTCCCGCCGTGGGATTTTTCGGCCGAAACCTGCGAGGTCAGTGGCCAGATGTCCGTGAGCCTTTGACGCCCGTGTTGTCACCAGATTTTATGGCCTCCAGAGAACGTACTCTGGAGCGATGGATATACTACGACCGTGGCCAGAGTCTGCAACCCATTCCCGTTGGAACACGCGTTTTAGTTCAAGATTGCGTATCAAAGAACTGGATGAAGGGTGGTGAGATCGTgaagcaatttgaaaatgggcGTTCGTATCGCGTCAGGATGCCAGGTGGCGAGTATTGGCGGAATCGCCGCTTCTTGCGGATTGATAATTCATGCAATCCGCCTCGGAAGCTCGATCACACGGGTACCACAGAAGAAGTGACTTTATCATCTCCCCGTGGCAGTGGTCGAATCCGTCGAGATGTCTCGTTCCTAGGAATAGATCGTTTTGCTTAGAATCATTCGCTCTTTAACTTCATTTAAGCTAACTCCACTCTTTCAATTGTTGCCCGTTTATCTTTCCTGTTCTTTCATGACGACTCCTACTACAAGCAGTGTTTCCGGATTATTTTCAACGAGAAGCGTCCGTCTGACAAGTGTTTTTATAATGTAttctttttcttatttgtcgttttcatttcttctacTGCATCAATTCAACGCCAACTTGGGGGAGGTGTTCGGTTCTTTGTCTTACTGCTGGCACCCTATACTTGCATATTAATTTTGACCACCCTGATAAAATTGAAGAGAAGAAATAGAACATTCGATTGGTGTTACTCGCATCACGAGAATCTCCGTTGTCTCGTTTCTCTAAACAATACAATGGTGTATGGAAAAAATGTGGCACTAAGGTTAGAATCGTGTTCCATTCCGCAGCAAAGTACGGGGTAAACGTTTGAATGATTGTCTTTGGACTGGGCCATCTCTACAAAATGACATCTTTGATGCGTCGATTCGCTTCCGAGAGGGTTCAGTGGCCCTAACGGCAAATATAGAGGCTATGTTTAGTCGGATTGGTCTACACGAAGATGACACCCATTACCATAGGTTCCTGTGGCGCAACAAGGATACAGATTCCCAAAACGTACCAAATGACAGGAGTTGTGTTTGGAGATTCACCATCGCCATGCCTCGCCATTCACACACTTATTCAGACTTCAGACCCAGGAAGATTCCAAATGCTCCAATGAAACCAAACGTCGCGTTTGGACTCAATTTTACGTCGACGATTGTCTGGACAGTTTNNNNNNNNNNNNNNNNNNNNNNNNNNNNNNNNNNNCAAAACTGCATTGTAAGAATGTCTTGAGGTGAAAAGAGTTCTCGCTGAAAGAAATTTTAACCTTACGGGTTGGATTTCAAGTTGCCCTACTTTGGGGCAAGAACTGGGAGGAGAGGCAACCAAGAACAAAGCTCTTCTGGAAAAGGCATCCGAGAACAAAGCCCTGGGcatgaaatggaacatgaGAGAGAGTAGGTTAGTGTATGAAGTGGCTGTTCAAAACATCAAGCGTTTGACAAGAAGATCCGTGTTGAGCCCTCTTGGTTTATTCTCTCCAATAGTGGTTGCCGGAACAATCAAAAAGGAGATAGTTGTTCGAGGCCAGGATTGGGATGATGATATCCCTTCAGTACAATCGAATTGGTGGAGAACGTGGATCAATAATCTAAAACAACTACCAAACCTTTGGTTTCACAGGTGCTATTCCAAGAATCtccaaaatgctgaaaatgcGGTAGAAGTACATACATTTTGTGATGCATCTGAAGATGCCTTTGCTGCCATCTCATGCATCCGAACTTC
This window harbors:
- the LOC131890678 gene encoding uncharacterized protein LOC131890678, giving the protein MVDRFSGFPFVDRLRNLSSATVCNVLCRWFCEVGFPLYLKSDGGPQFRGEFEDFCIKNNIRYERSSPYNSQSNGLAEAAVKSMKILLKKVGQNEKEFRSALLAWRSTPRPDGFSPAVGFFGRNLRGQWPDVREPLTPVLSPDFMASRERTLERWIYYDRGQSLQPIPVGTRVLVQDCVSKNWMKGGEIVKQFENGRSYRVRMPGGEYWRNRRFLRIDNSCNPPRKLDHTGTTEEVTLSSPRGSGRIRRDVSFLGIDRFA